In the Plasmodium chabaudi chabaudi strain AS genome assembly, chromosome: 13 genome, one interval contains:
- a CDS encoding autophagy-related protein 12, putative, giving the protein MSYFPIRYFPSFDKKPDMNECIFSRRNKKVKIVLKSISGISILKKNKIIINGNETLASILNFLKKIYNKEEYIYLYINNTIKPNLDDYISDLFDLYQISNSLNISYSFNPAY; this is encoded by the exons ATGTCATATTTTCCTATACGCTATTTTCCAAGTTTCGACAAAAAACCTGATATGAATGaatgtatattttccaggcgtaataaaaaag TGAAAATAGTACTTAAAAGCATAAGTGGGATAtctattttgaaaaaaaacaaaattattataaatggaAATGAAACGCTAGCAtccattttaaattttctcaaaaaaatatataacaaagaAGAATATATA TATCTATACATTAATAACACGATTAAACCCAATTTGGACGATTATATATCAGATCTATTTGAT TTATATCAAATTTCCAACAGTTTAAACATTTCATATAGTTTCAATCCAGcgtattaa